Proteins from one Staphylococcus saprophyticus subsp. saprophyticus ATCC 15305 = NCTC 7292 genomic window:
- a CDS encoding DUF3267 domain-containing protein encodes MFKIDLFSNKKAVEGFILFQLTIVMISILISYKMAYSMTHIIEQNIIFNIIFGIVGFAVVYFLHEFIHNIMFRVMSKGNKPTYRIKSGLITTHMPNVYFKKWQYMTIMLAPLVIITSVLLVIFSYFAYSSIIFIACFHIGYCVMDMYFLTGLLNKHVQLIEDTEEGIKFYTQAPAPAQEFRTELKS; translated from the coding sequence ATGTTTAAAATTGATTTGTTTTCTAATAAAAAAGCAGTTGAAGGTTTTATTTTATTTCAATTAACTATTGTGATGATTAGCATTTTGATTTCTTATAAAATGGCATATTCTATGACCCATATTATAGAACAAAACATAATTTTTAATATTATTTTTGGTATTGTTGGTTTTGCAGTAGTGTATTTCTTACATGAATTTATTCATAATATAATGTTCAGAGTAATGTCAAAAGGTAATAAACCTACATATCGTATTAAATCAGGTTTGATTACAACACATATGCCAAATGTTTATTTTAAAAAATGGCAATACATGACAATTATGTTAGCCCCTTTAGTCATTATCACAAGCGTATTATTAGTAATATTTTCGTATTTTGCTTACTCATCTATTATCTTTATTGCATGTTTTCACATAGGATATTGCGTAATGGATATGTATTTCCTTACAGGTTTATTAAATAAACATGTACAACTTATTGAAGATACAGAAGAAGGGATTAAATTTTATACACAAGCGCCTGCCCCTGCTCAAGAATTTCGAACTGAATTGAAATCATAA